The DNA segment GTCGAACGGATGGTCTCCTCGACCTTCTGCGCGAGCACCGCGAGGTCGGCGTCGGTCACCGGCCGCCCCTGGCACGCCTTCTTGACGCCGAGCACGACCTTCTCGCGGCTGAACGGCTCGATGACGCCGCTGCGCTTGATGACCGAGAGACTCGCGGTCTCGGTCGTCGAGAACCGGCCGCCGCACTCGGGGCACTGGCGACGACGACGGATCGACAGTCCGTCGTCGGTCGTGCGCGAGTCGATCACGCGGGAATCGGGGTGGCGGCAGAAGGGGCAGTACATGGTGCTTCCCAGCCTATCGGCGCACCGGATGCCTCGGGCTCGCCGTTCGCCCTCAGCCCTCGTGTGCGAACCGCGCTTCGACGGCCTCGCCGTGCGCCGGCAGATCCTCTTCGCGCGAGAACGCCGCGACGACCGGCGCGACCTCGCGGAGCGCTCGTTCGTCGTACCGGACGATCTGCTGCGGCCGGAGGAACGTCGCCGCCGAGAGTCCCGACACGTACCGCGCCGTGCCGCCCGTCGGGAGCACGTGGTTCGAGCCCGCGGCGTAGTCGCCGAGACTCACGGGCGAGTACGGGCCGATGAAGATGGCACCCGCGTTCGAGATGTTCGCGAGCACCGCGTCGGGGTCTTGCACCTGGATCTCGAGGTGCTCGGGCCCGAACGCGTCGGTGAACCTCGCAGCCTGTTCGAGGTCGTCGACGAGCACGACCGCCGACTGCGGGCCGGTGAGCGCTTCACGCACGCGGTCGGCGTGCTTGGTGGCCGCGGCGCGAGCCGCGATGCGCGCGAGCACCGCGTCGGCGAGCCGCGGCGAGTCGGTCACGAGCACTGCCGCCGCCAACTCGTCGTGCTCGGCCTGGCTCACGAGGTCTGCCGCGACGAAGTCGGCGTCGGCCGCGTCGTCGGCGATGACGAGGATGTCGGTGGGCCCGGCTTCGGCGTCGATGCCGGTGACGCCCGACACGAGCCGCTTCGCAGCCGCGACGTACACGTTGCCCGGGCCCGTGACGCGCTGCACGGGTTCGAGCCCGATGCCGGGCACGCCGTACGCGAAGGCGCCGATCGCGCCCGCGCCGCCCATGGCGTACACCTCGTCGATGCCGAGGAGCGCGGCTGCCGCCGCGATCGTCGGGTGCACCCGCCCGCCGTGGTCGGCCTGCGAGGGCGAGGCGAGCGCGATCGAACGGACGCCCGCGACCTGCGCGGGCACGACGTTCATGACGACGCTCGACGGATAGACGGCCTTGCCGCCGGGGATGTACAGCCCGACGCGCGAAACCGGCTGCCAGCGCTGCTCGACGATCGCACCGTCACCCAGCACCGAAATCTCGGGAGCCGGCACCTGCGCCGCGCTCGCGATGCGCACACGCGCGATCGTGGACTCGATCGCCGTCCGCACCTCGGGGTCGAGCGCGTCGAGCGCCTCCTGCAGCGCCTCGGCGGGCACGCGCACGGCGTCGGGGCGCACGCCGTCGAACCGCTCGGACTGCCCGAGGAGCGCGTGCTCGCCGTGCTCGCGGACCTCGTCGATGATCTTCCGGGCGCGATCGAGTGCGACCGACACGTCGGTGTCGGCGCGCGGGACGAGCGCGAGCAGTTCGGTCGGGGTCGGACGGGTTCCACGGAGGTCGATCGTGCGCAGCATGATGCCTCCCAGCCTACCGGCGGGCTACACGAGGCAGTTCGGCCCGAGGAGGCTCTTGAGCTCCCCGTAGAAATCGACGCTCACCTTCACCGGGTACGGCAGTTCGAACACGCGAGCGCTCCGGCCCTTCGTGAGCCGCAACCGCACCTCGGTGTCGCCGCGGTGTCGGATGAGCACGTCGCCGAGCGCGACGATCGTGTCGGTCGTCGCCCGCACGTCGGGGATCGAGATGAGCACGGGCCCGTTCTCGTCGCCCTGCCCGAGGTCGGGCTGGAACACGCTGTGCGCATGCAGGTTCATGCCGTCGTCGCGGAGGCTCACCCGCCCACGGACGACGACGATCGAGTCGCTTTTCAACGCGGGCGCGAACTCTTGATAGGCCTTGCCCATGAACATGACCGTGATCTCGCCCGAGAAGTCCTCGACTGTGATCATGCCGTACTGGTTGCCCGAGTTCTTCGCGATGCGGTGCTGCACGCTCGTCACGAGCCCCGCGATGACGACGGTGTCGCCGTCTTGCGTGGAGTCGGATCCGGTGAGGTCGAGGATCGACGTCGATGCATGCTTCGCGAGCGGCGCCTCGAGTCCGGCGAGCGGATGGTCGGAGACGTAGAGGCCGAGCATCTCGCGCTCGAACGCGAGCTTGTCCTTCTTCGCCCATTCGGGTCGGTCGGGCACGAGCGAAGGCACGGCTTCGCGTTCGTGGTCTTCGAAGAGGCTGTCGAAGTCGAACCCGACGTCGCCGACCTCTTCGGCGCGCTTCTCCTTCACGACCGACTCGACCGCACCCTCGTGGATCTCGACGAGCGCCCGTCGCGTGTGCCCGAGCGAGTCGAACGCACCCGCCTTGACGAGCGATTCGACCGTGCGCTTGTTTGCGACCTGGATGGGGCACTTCTTCAAGAAGTCGTGGAACGACTCGAAGCGCCCCTTCGACTCGCGCGCGGCGCGGATCGCATCGACGACGTTGAACCCGACGTTGCGCACGGCGCCGAGGCCGAAGCGGATGTCGTCGCCGACGGCCGCGAAGAACCCGATCGACTCGTTGACGTCGGGCGGCAACACCTTGATGCCCATGCGTCGGCACTCGTTGAGGTAGAGCGCGAGCTTGTCGCGCGCGTCGCCGACGCTCGTGAGGAGCGCCGCCATGTACTCGGCCGGATAGTGGGCTTTGAGGTACGCCGTCCAGTAGCTCAGCACGCCGTACGCGGCCGAGTGCGCTTTGTTGAAGGCGTAGTCGGAGAACGGGAGCAGGATGTCCCAAAGCGTCTTGATCGCGGCATCCGAATAGCCGTTGGCCTTCATGCCGGCCTCGAAGCCCTCGTACTGCTTGTCGAGTTCGCTCTTCTTCTTCTTGCCCATCGCTCGACGCAGGATGTCGGCCTGACCGAGCGAGAACCCGGCGACGCGCTGGGCGATCGCCATCACCTGCTCCTGGTAGATGATGAGGCCGTAGCTCGTGTCGAGGATGTCGGCGAGCGACTCGGTGAACTCGGGGTGGATCGGCGTGATCTCTTGCAGGCCGTTCTTGCGGAGCGCGTAGTTGATGTGGGAGTTCGCGCCCATCGGGCCCGGCCGGTAGAGCGCGATGACGGCGGAGATGTCTTCGAAGTTGTCGGGCTTCATCTGACGCAGCAACGCCCGCATGGGGCCGCCGTCGAGCTGGAACACGCCGAGCGTGTCTCCCGATCCGAGGAGGCGGTAGGCCTCTTCGTCGTCGAGCGCGAGGTCTTCGAGCACCGGGCGGAAGCCGCGGTTGGCCTCGATGTTGTCGAGCGCGTCGTCGATGATCGTGAGGTTCCGGAGCCCCAGGAAGTCCATCTTGATGAGGCCGAGCGACTCGCACGCGGGGTAGTCGAACTGCGTGACGATCTGGCCGTCTTGTTCGCGCTTCATGATGGGGATGATGTCGATGAGCGGATCGCTCGACATGATCACCCCCGCCGCGTGCACGCCCCACTGGCGCTTGAGGTTCTCGATGCCGAGCGCCGTCTCGAAGACGGTCTTCGCCTCGGCGTCGGTCTCGATGATGGCCCGGATGTCTCCGGCCTCCTTGTAGCGCGGGTGCGCCGAGTCGAGGATGCCCGTGAGCGGAATGTCCTTGCCCATGACGGCCGGGGGCATCGCCTTCGTGAGCTTCTCGCCCATGCCGAACGGGAACCCGAGGACGCGACTCGAGTCTTTGAGCGCCTGCTTGGCCTTGATCGTGCCGTACGTGACGATCTGCGCGACGCGCTCCTCGCCGTACTTGTCGGTCACGTACTTGATGACCTCGCCGCGCCGACGCTCGTCGAAGTCGACGTCGAAGTCGGGCATCGAGACGCGGTCGGGGTTCAGGAACCGCTCGAAGATGAGGCCGTGCTGCAAGGGGTCGAGGTCGGTGATCTTCATCGCGTACGCCGCCATCGAGCCGGCGCCCGAACCGCGGCCCGGGCCGACGCGGATGCCGTTCGTCTTCGACCAGTTGATGAAGTCGGCGACGACGAGGAAGTAGCCGGGGAAGCCCATCTGGCTGATGACGCCGACCTCGTAGTCGGCCTGCTTGCGCACCTCGGCGGGGATGCCGTTCGGGTACCGCACGTGCAGGCCCTTCTCGACCTCCTTCACGAACCAGCTCTCCTCGTTCTCGCCATCGGGAACGGGATAGCGCGGCATGTAGTTCGCGCTCGTGTTGAACTGCACGTCGCACCGCTCGGCGATCGCGAGCGTGTTGTCGCACGCCTCGGGCAGCTCGCGCCAGACCTGGCGCATCTCGGCGGAGGTCTTCAGGTAGAAGTCGTCGGCGTCGAACTTGAACCGGTTCGGGTCGTCGAGCGTCGATCCCGACTGCACGCACAGGAGGGCCGCGTGGCTCTTCGCGTCGTGCGCGTGCGTGTAGTGCAGGTCGTTCGTCGCGACGAGCGGAAGGTCGAGCTCTTTCGCGAGCCGCAGGAGGTCGCCGCGGATGCGCGTCTCGATGCCGAGCCCGTGGTCCATGAGCTCGCAGAAGAAGTTGTCTTTGCCGAAGATGTCTCGGAACTCGGCCGCGGCCTGCACGGCCTCTTTGTACTGGCCGAGCCGGAGCCGGGTCTGCACCTCGCCCGACGGGCAGCCCGTCGTCGCGATGAGGCCCGTGCTGTAGTTCTGGAGGAGTTCGCGGTCCATGCGCGGCTTGAAGTAATACCCCTCGATCGAGGCGAGCGACGACAACCGGAAGAGGTTGTGCATGCCCTCGGTCGTTTCAGCGAGGAGGGTCATGTGCGTGTACGCACCCGCGCCCGACACGTCGTCACCGCCGCCAGACCCCCAACGCACGCGCGTCTTGTCGGCGCGGTGCGTGCCCGGCGTGAGATACGCCTCGGTGCCGATGATGGGCTTCACGCCCGCGTCGGTCGCCTGCTTCCAGAAGTCGTACGCGCCGAACACGTTGCCGTGATCGGTCATCGCGACGGCGGGCATGCCGTAGTCGGCGGCAGCCCGCACGAGTTCGCCCACCCTGGCCGCCCCGTCGAGCATCGAGTACTCGGTATGGACGTGCAGATGGACGAAATTGTCGGCCACGGGGCTCCTCGAATGGGGTTCGTCGGGAGTGACCAGTCTAGGCGCGACCGCCCACATCGGGGGGCGCCCGCGCGGGGCCGTTCAGTCCTCGCGCAGCACCTCGAGCGCGTGGGCGAGATCGGCCGGATACTCCGACTCGAAGACCGACCACTCCCCCGTCGCGGGGTGCACGAAACCGAGCTCGCGTGCGTGCAGCCACTGCCGTTCGAGCCCGAGCCTCGCCGACAGCGTCGGGTCGGCGCCGTACATCGAATCGCCTGCGCACGGATGCCGCTGCGCGGCCATGTGCACGCGGATCTGGTGCGTGCGGCCCGTCTCGAGGTGGATCTCGAGAAGCGACGCGTACGGGAACGCCTCGAGCGTCTCGTAGTGCGTCACGGCGTGCTTGCCGTCGGCGACGACGGCGAATTTCCACTCCGACCGGGGGTGCCGGCCGACCGGCGCGTCGATCGTGCCCGCGAGCGGATCGGGGTGCCCCTGCACGACCGTGTGGTAGATCTTCTCGACCTCGCGATCGTGGAAGGCACGCTTGAGCGCCGTGTAGGCGCGCTCGGACTTCGCGACGACCATGAGCCCGCTCGTGCCCGCGTCGAGGCGGTGCACCACGCCCTGGCGCTCGGGAGCCCCCGACGTCGAGATGCGGAACCCGGCGGCCGCGAGGGCGCCGACGACCGTCGGGCCCTCCCAGCCGGCCGACGGGTGGGCGGCGACGCCCGCGGGCTTGTCGACGACGACGAGGTCGTCGTCGTCGTGGACGATGCCGAGGTCGGGCACCGGGATGGCTTCGATCTGCACGGGCCGCGGCGGATTCCAGCTCACCTCGAGCCAGGCACCTGCACGGAGCCGATCGGACTTGTCGACGACCCGTCCGTCGAGTTCGACGCCCCCCGCGGCCGCGATCTCCGCGGCAAGCGTCCGCGAGAAGCCGAGGAGTTTCGCAAGGCCCGCATCGACACGTGTGTCGTGGAGGCCGTCGGGAACGGGAAGAGCGCGATGCTCCATCAGGCTTCGGCCGGAAGTTGCGCCGCCGAGGTGTCGTCGAGACCG comes from the Agromyces protaetiae genome and includes:
- the nrdR gene encoding transcriptional regulator NrdR; its protein translation is MYCPFCRHPDSRVIDSRTTDDGLSIRRRRQCPECGGRFSTTETASLSVIKRSGVIEPFSREKVVLGVKKACQGRPVTDADLAVLAQKVEETIRSTGASQIEANDIGLAVLPSLRDLDEVAYLRFASVYQAFESLDDFESAIDALRAEHGRLPARPVE
- a CDS encoding RluA family pseudouridine synthase, with protein sequence MEHRALPVPDGLHDTRVDAGLAKLLGFSRTLAAEIAAAGGVELDGRVVDKSDRLRAGAWLEVSWNPPRPVQIEAIPVPDLGIVHDDDDLVVVDKPAGVAAHPSAGWEGPTVVGALAAAGFRISTSGAPERQGVVHRLDAGTSGLMVVAKSERAYTALKRAFHDREVEKIYHTVVQGHPDPLAGTIDAPVGRHPRSEWKFAVVADGKHAVTHYETLEAFPYASLLEIHLETGRTHQIRVHMAAQRHPCAGDSMYGADPTLSARLGLERQWLHARELGFVHPATGEWSVFESEYPADLAHALEVLRED
- the hisD gene encoding histidinol dehydrogenase, yielding MLRTIDLRGTRPTPTELLALVPRADTDVSVALDRARKIIDEVREHGEHALLGQSERFDGVRPDAVRVPAEALQEALDALDPEVRTAIESTIARVRIASAAQVPAPEISVLGDGAIVEQRWQPVSRVGLYIPGGKAVYPSSVVMNVVPAQVAGVRSIALASPSQADHGGRVHPTIAAAAALLGIDEVYAMGGAGAIGAFAYGVPGIGLEPVQRVTGPGNVYVAAAKRLVSGVTGIDAEAGPTDILVIADDAADADFVAADLVSQAEHDELAAAVLVTDSPRLADAVLARIAARAAATKHADRVREALTGPQSAVVLVDDLEQAARFTDAFGPEHLEIQVQDPDAVLANISNAGAIFIGPYSPVSLGDYAAGSNHVLPTGGTARYVSGLSAATFLRPQQIVRYDERALREVAPVVAAFSREEDLPAHGEAVEARFAHEG
- the dnaE gene encoding DNA polymerase III subunit alpha; this translates as MWAVAPRLVTPDEPHSRSPVADNFVHLHVHTEYSMLDGAARVGELVRAAADYGMPAVAMTDHGNVFGAYDFWKQATDAGVKPIIGTEAYLTPGTHRADKTRVRWGSGGGDDVSGAGAYTHMTLLAETTEGMHNLFRLSSLASIEGYYFKPRMDRELLQNYSTGLIATTGCPSGEVQTRLRLGQYKEAVQAAAEFRDIFGKDNFFCELMDHGLGIETRIRGDLLRLAKELDLPLVATNDLHYTHAHDAKSHAALLCVQSGSTLDDPNRFKFDADDFYLKTSAEMRQVWRELPEACDNTLAIAERCDVQFNTSANYMPRYPVPDGENEESWFVKEVEKGLHVRYPNGIPAEVRKQADYEVGVISQMGFPGYFLVVADFINWSKTNGIRVGPGRGSGAGSMAAYAMKITDLDPLQHGLIFERFLNPDRVSMPDFDVDFDERRRGEVIKYVTDKYGEERVAQIVTYGTIKAKQALKDSSRVLGFPFGMGEKLTKAMPPAVMGKDIPLTGILDSAHPRYKEAGDIRAIIETDAEAKTVFETALGIENLKRQWGVHAAGVIMSSDPLIDIIPIMKREQDGQIVTQFDYPACESLGLIKMDFLGLRNLTIIDDALDNIEANRGFRPVLEDLALDDEEAYRLLGSGDTLGVFQLDGGPMRALLRQMKPDNFEDISAVIALYRPGPMGANSHINYALRKNGLQEITPIHPEFTESLADILDTSYGLIIYQEQVMAIAQRVAGFSLGQADILRRAMGKKKKSELDKQYEGFEAGMKANGYSDAAIKTLWDILLPFSDYAFNKAHSAAYGVLSYWTAYLKAHYPAEYMAALLTSVGDARDKLALYLNECRRMGIKVLPPDVNESIGFFAAVGDDIRFGLGAVRNVGFNVVDAIRAARESKGRFESFHDFLKKCPIQVANKRTVESLVKAGAFDSLGHTRRALVEIHEGAVESVVKEKRAEEVGDVGFDFDSLFEDHEREAVPSLVPDRPEWAKKDKLAFEREMLGLYVSDHPLAGLEAPLAKHASTSILDLTGSDSTQDGDTVVIAGLVTSVQHRIAKNSGNQYGMITVEDFSGEITVMFMGKAYQEFAPALKSDSIVVVRGRVSLRDDGMNLHAHSVFQPDLGQGDENGPVLISIPDVRATTDTIVALGDVLIRHRGDTEVRLRLTKGRSARVFELPYPVKVSVDFYGELKSLLGPNCLV